From the genome of Gracilimonas sediminicola:
AAAGGGGCCAATCCATCTCTTTTACTGTACAGTCAGTACCGGATCAAATACTTACAGCTACCATTTACTCTGTAGGCAAACAATTCGAACAAAATCCTAGGGCAGTGCATGTGCACGGCGAAATTGATCAGAAAGAAAACTTCCTGATTCCCGGGATGTATATCAACGGCACGATTCACACTTCAGAGACTAAAGCCTTTGCTTTGCCTGAGAATGCCATTGTTGAGGACGAGGGTAAAACCTACCTATTCACCGCAGAACAACAAGAGGAAAACGGAAATACCGAATGGTCTTTCACTCCGGTAGAAATTATGACCGGCATTGAGGAAGATGGTTGGGTTGAAGTGAAGTTGTTAGAACCATTGCCGGATGGAGCACGAGTAGCTTGGAACAATGCCTATTACCTGATCTCTGAAATGAAGAAAAGCCAGACTTCCGACGATGATTAACAAAAACTTTCCGGCAAAGCCATATTCATGTTTTTATGGCTTTGCCGGGGTTAATGCATAACACATAATATTATGAAAGAAATAAAAGCCTTTATAAAACCAAACAGAGTAGAAAATGTAGTTGCAGCACTCCAAGAAGCAGGACATGAAAGTGTTACGCTTTCCAAAGGAGAAGGTACCGGAGCATACAAACAGAAAGATGCGTCCCCATCGCTGGATTTTCACTTTACGGACAGTCCAGTCGTAAAATTAGAGCTGGTATGTCAATGCAAAGAATCCGATAACGTTGTTCAACTTATCTGCGCCAATGCCAAAACACCGGAACGCGGTGACGGCATCATTTACGTTACAGATATTCAAAAAGCGTTTAGGATTAAAACCTGTGAGCCTTTTGAGGGGTAAGGAACAGGTGATTCTTTGTCACAGTTAAGTTGAAGATGAAAATAATCCCATATATTCAACCATGAAAAAATCCACATTTAATATTCCACAAATGGACTGCTCAGCCGAAGAGCAAATGATTCGAATGAGGTTGGAAGAGTTTGAAGATATTAAATCTCTAAACTTTGATATCCCGAATCGTACATTAGAAGTGTATCACGAAAATAGGCTTAATGAGATTGAGAAAGCCCTTGACTCCCTGAGTTTGGGTTCTAAATTGAATTCAACAAAAGAGGCTCAAATGTCGCCTTTCGCTTCTGATGAGCAGCAACAAAAGAACATTCTATGGTGGGTTTTAGCGATCAACTTTCTCTTCTTTATCATTGAAATGACAGCCGGATGGATTATCAATTCTATGGGGCTGATTGCAGACTCACTAGATATGCTGGCAGATTCATCCGTATATGCGCTCAGCCTTTTTGCTGTTGGAGCAGCGGTAGCAAGAAAAAAGAAAGTAGCAAAAATTAGCGGCTATCTTCAGATGGGTCTGGCATCACTGGGATTTCTTGAAGTACTGCGGAGGTTTCTTGGAGTGGGTGAAATGCCCGACTTTCAGTGGATGATCATTATTGCTTCAACGGCTCTTGTTGCAAATGTTTTTACCTTATGGCTTATCAATAAAGCGAAAAGCAAAGAAGCACACATGCAGGCGAGTACAATTTTTACCTCCAATGATATTATTGTAAATGGTGGTGTAATTTTGGCCGGAATTCTTGTTTATGCACTGGATAGCAGGTGGCCGGATTTACTCATCGGAGCTGTTGTATTCAGCTTCGTGATGCGAGGTGCAGTAAGAATTCTAAAATTATCAAAATAGCAGGTGTTGTTGCTGATATTTACTCCAGGGCATTCGTAATCTTTGTTATGATACCTTGCTTATCATCATCTGTTGTGATTTTATCAAGAACTTCATTGGTGTTGGCATCAAGCAACAGGACAAATCCGGTCATGCCTTCATTTTTCTCAAAAATTTCTGAAAGTCCTAACCTGGCTGCCATTAACTTTGATTGATGTGCCGTAAAATCATTGGTCATATCCATTTTGACGAAAAGCACCGGTTGTCCTTCAAACTCAGGTTTTGCTTCTTCCATTATTGGCTTTATTGCCTGGCAGGCTCCACACCAATCGGCATACATATACATAGCTATTACCCGAGGATCTTCATCTGAGTTAACCTGATTTGCGTTGAGAGTAAAAAATGATGTTGCAAATACTACGGCGATTAGTAGTACTGGATAAGCGATAAATCGTTTCATCATACTGCTGACTGGTTTAATAAGTATTTAAGGGATTACAAAAGCTATGCATTATCTTTTACAGATTCTAAAACAGGGTGGCTTAACACTGTTAGTTGTTTAATGTATAAAAATGCTTGGCAACCATTCCAATATTTGATGCTTTAACCACTTCTTAAGGGATCAAACTGTTTATTCATTTCTCTTTTCTTACGGATCTTACTGTTTTATTTATCATAAAAAATTCGCATCAGCTAAGTATGGTAGTATTAATTGAACATTGTTTTTAACCAAGACAAATTATATTTTTAGTCAAGGCTAATAAATAATTTTGATTATTAAACATCATGAAATATCGTATTTGGATACCAGTATTGTACACCTGTTTCCTTCTGCTAATGATCGGCTGTGATACAGTTGTACCAGAAGCCCCGGCTGAAAAAGATTTACTGGATGGCCCCATACCCGGATTGACTCACGAAGAACAAGATCAATTTCTTAAAGGGGACATTGCCTTTAATGATGATGTTTTTACACCCCAAACGGGCTTAGGGCCTACTTTTGTGGCCACTTCGTGTGGGAGTTGCCACCCTGGCGATGGAAAAGGGCATCCATCAACATCACTTATCCGATTTGGACAAACTGAGCCTAATTCACCGATTAATGCGCCTGGTGCACCACAACTTCAAAACCGGGCTATTCCCGGATATCAGCCGGAAAA
Proteins encoded in this window:
- a CDS encoding P-II family nitrogen regulator, with amino-acid sequence MKEIKAFIKPNRVENVVAALQEAGHESVTLSKGEGTGAYKQKDASPSLDFHFTDSPVVKLELVCQCKESDNVVQLICANAKTPERGDGIIYVTDIQKAFRIKTCEPFEG
- a CDS encoding cation transporter, producing the protein MKKSTFNIPQMDCSAEEQMIRMRLEEFEDIKSLNFDIPNRTLEVYHENRLNEIEKALDSLSLGSKLNSTKEAQMSPFASDEQQQKNILWWVLAINFLFFIIEMTAGWIINSMGLIADSLDMLADSSVYALSLFAVGAAVARKKKVAKISGYLQMGLASLGFLEVLRRFLGVGEMPDFQWMIIIASTALVANVFTLWLINKAKSKEAHMQASTIFTSNDIIVNGGVILAGILVYALDSRWPDLLIGAVVFSFVMRGAVRILKLSK
- a CDS encoding thioredoxin domain-containing protein, which produces MMKRFIAYPVLLIAVVFATSFFTLNANQVNSDEDPRVIAMYMYADWCGACQAIKPIMEEAKPEFEGQPVLFVKMDMTNDFTAHQSKLMAARLGLSEIFEKNEGMTGFVLLLDANTNEVLDKITTDDDKQGIITKITNALE